A single Bos mutus isolate GX-2022 chromosome 16, NWIPB_WYAK_1.1, whole genome shotgun sequence DNA region contains:
- the TARDBP gene encoding TAR DNA-binding protein 43 yields the protein MSEYIRVTEDENDEPIEIPSEDDGTVLLSTVTAQFPGACGLRYRNPVSQCMRGVRLVEGILHAPDAGWGNLVYVVNYPKDNKRKMDETDASSAVKVKRAVQKTSDLIVLGLPWKTTEQDLKDYFSTFGEVLMVQVKKDIKTGHSKGFGFVRFTEYETQVKVMSQRHMIDGRWCDCKLPNSKQSPDEPLRSRKVFVGRCTEDMTADELRQFFCQYGEVVDVFIPKPFRAFAFVTFADDQVAQSLCGEDLIIKGISVHISNAEPKHNSNRQLERSGRFGGNPGGFGNQGGFGNSRGGGAGLGNNQGSNMGGGMNFGAFSINPAMMAAAQAALQSSWGMMGMLASQQNQSGPSGNNQSQGNMQREPNQAFGSGNNSYSGSNSGAAIGWGSASNAGSGSGFNGGFGSSMDSKSSGWGM from the exons ATGTCTGAATATATTCGGGTAACCGAAGATGAGAATGACGAGCCCATTGAGATACCATCGGAAGACGATGGGACAGTGCTGCTGTCCACGGTTACAGCCCAGTTTCCAGGGGCATGTGGGCTGCGCTACCGGAATCCAGTGTCTCAGTGTATGAGAGGTGTCCGTCTGGTAGAAGGAATTCTGCACGCCCCCGATGCTGGCTGGGGGAATCTGGTATATGTTGTCAACTATCCCAAAG ataacaaaagaaaaatggatgaaaCAGATGCTTcatcagcagtgaaagtgaaaagagcgGTCCAGAAAACATCTGATTTAATAGTGTTGGGTCTCCCATGGAAAACAACTGAACAGGATCTGAAAGATTACTTCAGTACCTTTGGAGAAGTTCTTATGGTTCAG gtCAAGAAGGATATTAAAACTGGTCATTCAAAAGGGTTTGGCTTTGTTCGCTTCACGGAATATGAAACCCAGGTGAAAGTAATGTCACAACGACATATGATAGATGGACGATGGTGTGACTGTAAACTTCCAAATTCTAAG CAAAGCCCAGATGAGCCTTTGAGAAGCAGAAAGGTGTTTGTTGGGCGTTGTACAGAGGACATGACTGCTGATGAACTGCGGCAGTTCTTTTGCCAGTATGGAGAAGTGGTAGATGTCTTCATCCCCAAACCGTTCAGGGCTTTTGCCTTTGTTACGTTTGCAGATGATCAg GTTGCCCAGTCTCTTTGTGGAGAGGACTTGATCATTAAAGGAATCAGCGTACATATATCCAATGCTGAACCTAAGCACAATAGCAATAGACAGTTAGAAAGAAGTGGAAGATTTGGTGGTAATCCAGGTGGCTTTGGGAATCAGGGTGGATTTGGAAATAGTCGAGGGGGTGGAGCGGGTTTGGGAAACAATCAGGGTAGTAATATGGGTGGAGGGATGAACTTTGGTGCTTTTAGCATTAACCCAGCAATGATGGCTGCAGCCCAGGCTGCTCTGCAGAGCAGCTGGGGTATGATGGGCATGTTAGCCAGTCAGCAGAACCAGTCTGGCCCATCAGGTAATAACCAAAGCCAAGGCAACATGCAGAGGGAGCCAAATCAGGCTTTTGGTTCTGGAAATAACTCTTACAGTGGTTCTAATTCAGGTGCAGCGATTGGTTGGGGATCGGCATCAAATGCAGGGTCAGGCAGTGGTTTTAATGGAGGCTTCGGCTCTAGCATGGATTCTAAATCTTCTGGCTGGGGAATGTAG